Within the Plesiomonas shigelloides genome, the region ACCTTGCCAGCACCGGCGCGCAAATGCGCTTCGCCATCGGCACGACTACCAAATTTACCGGTACAATCGAGCACCACATCCACCTGCAATTCTGCCCACGGCAGTTGTTCAAGTTCGCGGATATGCAGTAGCTGAATCGTATCACCATCTACATCTAATGTCTCGCCATCAATGCAAACCGAACGCGAAAATCGTCCATGGGTCGAATCGTATTGCAACAAATGTGCGATCCCTTCCGGTGCGGCGAGTTCATTAATCGCCACCACCTGCATCTGTTCGCGTTTTCCACTTTCGTACAGCGCGCGCAGAACGCTGCGTCCGATCCGGCCAAAGCCGTTAATTGCCACACGGATAGTCATAATTATGGGGTGTCCTTTAAACAGAGGTCTTCCGGCAGGAAGCAAAACCTTGAGTATGCGGGATCTATTGTCTGATGAAATTGATTAGACTGGCAATCTGCCATTATTTTACCCAGTGGGCGGACATTTTTTTACTGCCCGCGCTTTGCCTCTTCGCTCTCGTCTCTTGCCCCTCGCATCCTTTCAACCATAACGGATATAAAACGCATATCACCCACATAAAAAAACCGATATAAAAAACCGGTATAAAAAAAGCCGCCCGTAGGCAGCTTTTTGTTTTTATGCAGTGCTGTTAAGCAATAACGATAAGAAAACTGGATTACAGAATTTCTTTTGCTTTAGCTACCACGTTTTCTACGGTGAAGCCGAACTCTTTGAACAGCAGCTCTGCCGGTGCAGACTCACCAAAGGTAGTCATACCCACGATACGGCCACCGAAGCCCACATACTTGTACCAGAAGTCAGCGATACCCGCTTCTACCGCAACACGCGCGGTTACTGCCGCAGGCAGTACAGACTCACGGTAAGCGGCGTCTTGCTTGTCGAATACGTCAGTAGCCGGCATAGACACGACACGTACCTGACGACCTTCGGCAGTCAGCTGCTCAGCCGCTTGCATAGCCAGCTCAACTTCGGAGCCAGTGGCGATAAAGATCAGCTCAGGCGTACCAGCGCAATCTTTCAGTACATAACCACCGCGGGCGATGTTGGCCAGTTGCTCGCTGCTGCGATCCATCTGAGTCAGGTTCTGACGTGAGAAGATCAGTGATGATGGACCATCTTGACGCTCAATCGCGTATTTCCACGCGACCGCAGACTCAACCTGGTCACATGGACGCCATGTGCTCATGTTTGGTGTCAGACGCAGAGAAGCGATCTGCTCAACCGGCTGGTGAGTAGGACCATCTTCGCCCAGACCGATAGAGTCGTGGGTGTAAACGAAGATAGAACGCTGCTTCATCAGGGCAGCCATACGCAGCGCGTTACGGGCATATTCCATGAACATCAGGAAAGTCGCGCCGTATGGAATGAAACCACCGTGCAGAGCGATACCGTTCATGATGGCGGACATACCAAATTCACGCACACCGTAATGGATGTAGTTACCGCCCATGTCAGCGCCAGTCAGTGACTTGGAGCCAGACCACATGGTCAGGTTAGACGGCGCTAAGTCAGCGGAGCCGCCCATGAACTCTGGCAGCAGCTTACCAAACGCTTCCAGCGCGTTTTGTGACGCTTTACGGCTAGCAATCTTGGCTGGGTTAGCTTGCAGGTGCTCGATAAAGGCTTGAGATTTCTCCGCCCAATCTGCTGGCAGCTCGCCCTTGATTACACGGCGCTCAAACTCAGCAGCCAGTTCTGGGAACGCTGCACGGTACGCAGCAAATTTTGCATCCCAGTTGTGCTCTTGTGCTTGGCCCTTCTCTTTGGCATCCCACTCAGCGTAAATGTCTGCAGGAATAACAAACGGCGCTTCTTTCCAGCCCAGGAATTCGCGTGCCGCAGCAATTTCTTTGTCACCCAGCGGTGAACCGTGGCAATCGTGAGAGCCAGACTTGTTCGGTGAGCCAAAACCGATGATGGTTTTGCAGATGATCAGAGATGGCTTGTCAGTCACCGCTTGCGCTTCTTCTACTGCTGCTTTAATCGCTGCCGCATCGTGACCGTCAACCGCGCGCACGACGTGCCAGCCGTAAGACTCGAAACGCATGGCGGTGTCATCAGTGAACCAGCCTTCTACGTGACCATCGATAGAGATACCGTTGTCATCATAGAACGCCACCAGCTTGCCCAGACCCAGAGTACCGGCCAGAGAGCAGGCTTCGTGAGAAATACCTTCCATCAGGCAGCCATCACCCAGGAAGCAGTAAGTGAAGTGGTCAACGATGTCGTGGCCAGGACGGTTAAACTGCGCGGCCAGCGCTTTTTCAGCCATCGCCATACCTACGGCGTTGGTGATGCCCTGACCCAGAGGACCGGTAGTGGTTTCTACGCCTGGCGCATAACCGTACTCAGGGTGACCCGGGGTGCGAGAGTGCATCTGACGGAATTGCTTCAGATCGTCGATAGACAGGTCATAACCGGTCAGGTGCAACAGGCTGTAAATCAGCATAGAGCCGTGGCCGTTAGACAGCACGAAACGGTCACGATCAGCCCAAGCTGGGTTGCTCGGGTTGTGCTTTAGAAAATCACGCCACAGAACTTCGGCAATATCAGCCATCCCCATAGGGGCGCCTGGGTGGCCAGAGTTGGCTTTTTGTACTGCATCCATACTCAGTACACGGATGGCATTAGCAAGTTCTTTGCGAGAAGGCATGTTCTACTCCTGGAGATTAGCAGGGCGGAAGAATGAAATCGGAGATCTATTTTCTCAGAGTCGCCATTAAAACGGCAAGCGCCGACTGAATAACGTGTTAGCGATCACAGTTTTATATGACTAATTACAGATTCTTTGCAGGAAATCGATTAACTAAACGAGTCAGCAGGTAGAAAAAACAACCACCTGTAATGGAAGTAGGTCACTGCCGCCCGCCATGCGAGCGGCAAAAACAACCGAAAATGCAGAATGAAACGCTATAGCGCGCTGGAGAAAGCTTCAATCCACGAGCGAGCAGATAATTCTGGCTCGGGATGTTCGGTGGCGTCCAATTCCAGACGGTTCATTACCCGCTGTGCACCTTGCTCTTGCAGCAAAGCATCGAACTTGCGTCCGGCGCCGCAGAAGGTTTCATAGCTGCTGTCACCTAATGCGATCACGCCATAGCGCAAGCTTGGCTGCCACAGCCCCGGCTCTTGCATAGCCAGATATAATGGCGCAATGGTATCTGGTAAATCACCTTGTCCGGTGGTGGATGTCACCACCAGTACCACAGCCTCGAGGTATTGCTGCCAGTCTTCCAGCGAGCCTTCCTCATAGATATTGGCATCATGCCCTGCGGTACGCAAAATCCGTTCGGCCTCGTCAGCCACCAGTTGTGCATTGCCATACACGGTGCCAACAAAGATCCCCACCCTAGCCATAGAGTTCCCTTGGTTATGAAAGTTAACTCATCTTGGCGTGTGGTGGGGTTTTGTGCAAGCCGGTTATGTCACAGGATTTTGCGCAGGCCAGCCAAATTTTTGCATCAGGCTCTGCCAAGTGTCGTCCCACGGCGCGTTAATCTGCAGCAATTCACCGGTCACCGGATGCGGCAGAGTCAAACTGCTGGCGTGTAACATCAAGCGCCCAGCGCCACAATGCTCTTTCAACGCCCGATTTTGCTTAAGATCGCCATGGGTGGTATCGCCCATAATCGGATGACGCAGATGGCTCATGTGGCGACGCAGCTGATGCTTACGGCCAGTTTTCGGCTGGAGCTCAACCAAGCTGTAGCGCGATGTCGCGTAACGACCAGCGGAATACGGCATCTCGACCGTTTGCAAACCGCAATAGTGGCTAACCGCCGGCTGCGCCGTGCGCTCTTGGCTAGCAAACTTATCAGCAATCTTGTCCAGCTCTTCCACCAACGGATAATCCAGCTCCGCTTCCCCAGTCAGATAGCCACGCACCACCGCATGGTAGGTTTTCTTGATCTGCTGGGTTTCGAACATGCCGCTCAAGATACGCGCCACATCACTGGACAACGCCAGTAACAAAACGCCTGACGTTGGCCGATCCAGACGGTGCACGGTATACACATGCTGACCAATCTGATCACGCACGGTTTGCATCACCACCACTTTTTCATGCCGGTCAAGCCAGCTGCGGTGCACCAGCCAACCGGCCGGTTTGTTGATGGCAATAATATGCTCATCCTGATACAACACCGGCAGTACCGG harbors:
- the tkt gene encoding transketolase, giving the protein MPSRKELANAIRVLSMDAVQKANSGHPGAPMGMADIAEVLWRDFLKHNPSNPAWADRDRFVLSNGHGSMLIYSLLHLTGYDLSIDDLKQFRQMHSRTPGHPEYGYAPGVETTTGPLGQGITNAVGMAMAEKALAAQFNRPGHDIVDHFTYCFLGDGCLMEGISHEACSLAGTLGLGKLVAFYDDNGISIDGHVEGWFTDDTAMRFESYGWHVVRAVDGHDAAAIKAAVEEAQAVTDKPSLIICKTIIGFGSPNKSGSHDCHGSPLGDKEIAAAREFLGWKEAPFVIPADIYAEWDAKEKGQAQEHNWDAKFAAYRAAFPELAAEFERRVIKGELPADWAEKSQAFIEHLQANPAKIASRKASQNALEAFGKLLPEFMGGSADLAPSNLTMWSGSKSLTGADMGGNYIHYGVREFGMSAIMNGIALHGGFIPYGATFLMFMEYARNALRMAALMKQRSIFVYTHDSIGLGEDGPTHQPVEQIASLRLTPNMSTWRPCDQVESAVAWKYAIERQDGPSSLIFSRQNLTQMDRSSEQLANIARGGYVLKDCAGTPELIFIATGSEVELAMQAAEQLTAEGRQVRVVSMPATDVFDKQDAAYRESVLPAAVTARVAVEAGIADFWYKYVGFGGRIVGMTTFGESAPAELLFKEFGFTVENVVAKAKEIL
- a CDS encoding flavodoxin gives rise to the protein MARVGIFVGTVYGNAQLVADEAERILRTAGHDANIYEEGSLEDWQQYLEAVVLVVTSTTGQGDLPDTIAPLYLAMQEPGLWQPSLRYGVIALGDSSYETFCGAGRKFDALLQEQGAQRVMNRLELDATEHPEPELSARSWIEAFSSAL
- the truC gene encoding tRNA pseudouridine(65) synthase TruC, which gives rise to MHDFSSCPASGPDSALLPSESIEIASDAVTESAPVLPVLYQDEHIIAINKPAGWLVHRSWLDRHEKVVVMQTVRDQIGQHVYTVHRLDRPTSGVLLLALSSDVARILSGMFETQQIKKTYHAVVRGYLTGEAELDYPLVEELDKIADKFASQERTAQPAVSHYCGLQTVEMPYSAGRYATSRYSLVELQPKTGRKHQLRRHMSHLRHPIMGDTTHGDLKQNRALKEHCGAGRLMLHASSLTLPHPVTGELLQINAPWDDTWQSLMQKFGWPAQNPVT